The Chitinophagales bacterium genomic sequence CACCAATAAAAGATGCTAAATATTTCTGCGGAATACTTTGCAATAGAGTTGGTTTGTCTAATAAATCTAAATAACGCGTTTCTGCATCATCTCTTTGTAGTGCTGTAAATCTTTCTAGCAAATGCAAAATTACATCTTCCCAATATTTTCGCATCAATTGTTGTAATATAGGAAATTCAATATATAAATTCTCTAAAACTGTTTTAGGTAAATACAATACTTCGGTATCTTCAATCGCTTGAATATAATATTGTGTTGGTTGTTCACTAATAAAGCTATAAATTTCTATTGCAGATGATTGTGCTAGTGCAAACCAAACTGAAATTTCT encodes the following:
- a CDS encoding Crp/Fnr family transcriptional regulator codes for the protein MHEHLKSFLNSYVTLPDDVQEKLVLSFKQKVIAKNDFLLQKEQICKDLVFVNSGCLRMYYIQHDVEISVWFALAQSSAIEIYSFISEQPTQYYIQAIEDTEVLYLPKTVLENLYIEFPILQQLMRKYWEDVILHLLERFTALQRDDAETRYLDLLDKPTLLQSIPQKYLASFIGVTPTSLSRIKRKIAKQNF